A portion of the Apus apus isolate bApuApu2 chromosome 3, bApuApu2.pri.cur, whole genome shotgun sequence genome contains these proteins:
- the ZNF513 gene encoding zinc finger protein 513 isoform X2: MPRRKQSHPQPVKADTLVGKIAIPAYTLSDDDCSSGYQQLSVESDPEEGGEPGPAALPCPQCGLQLAASLGQSCLQCSGAEGGRGQRIVYSCQLCPFASHYSSHLKRHMKTHNGEKPFACPQCAYASAQLVNLTRHLRTHTGEKPYRCTCCSFACSSLGNLKRHERVHSQDKPFQCAACDYRCNQSRNLKRHMLSHRLPDSEGPHRRDKDPEPLLPELGLHVGSGTGPFLPGCARLRGEEAAALPELLFPFTCRMCGLVLDDGFAQDEGLAEQVCGRCSLAVLGTEPGASPRKGAGDKGFACSLCPFVTHYPNHLARHMKTHSGEKPFVCPLCPYASAHLDNLKRHQRVHTGEKPYKCQLCDYACGNLANLKRHGRIHSGDKPFQCSLCSYSCNQSMNLKRHMLRHTGEKPFQCQNCSYTTGHWDNYKRHQKIHGHTAESWVNPRNAKALLAPPAVGTALP; this comes from the exons ATGCCCCGGCGGAAGCAGAGCCACCCGCAGCCGGTGAAGG CAGACACCCTGGTGGGGAAGATCGCCATCCCAGCGTACACCCTGAGCGACGACGACTGCTCCTCGGGCTACCAGCAGCTGAGCGTGGAGAGTGACCCTGAGGAAGGGGGGGAGCCTGGCCCCGCCGCCCTGCCGTGCCCCCAGTGcgggctgcagctggcagccagcctgggccagagctgcctgcagtgctcaggCGCCGAGGGCGGCCGTGGCCAGCGCATCGTCTactcctgccagctctgccccttcGCCTCCCACTACTCCAGCCACCTCAAGCGCCACATGAAGACACACAACGGGGAGAAGCCCTTTGCCTGCCCGCAGTGTGCCTACGCCTCGGCCCAGCTGGTGAACCTGACCCGCCACCTGCGCACGCACACCGGGGAGAAGCCGTACCGCTGCACGTGCTGCAGCTTcgcctgcagcagcctgggcaaCCTCAAACGCCACGAGCGGGTCCACAGCCAGGACAAGCCCTTCCAGTGCGCTGCCTGTGACTATCGCTGCAACCAAAGCCGCAACCTGAAGCGGCACATGCTCAGCCACCGCCTGCCAGACAGCGAGGGGCCGCACCGGCGGGACAAGGACCCAG AGCCGCTGCTGCCGGAGCTGGGCCTGCACGTGGGCAGTGGTACTGGCCCCTTTCTGCCTGGCTGCGCTCGGCTGCGTGGCGAGGAAGCAGCCGCGCTGCCtgagctgctcttccccttcaCCTGCCGCATGTGCGGGCTGGTGCTGGACGACGGCTTCGCACAGGATGAGGGCCTGGCTGAGCAGGTCTGCGGGCGCTGCAGCCTGGCGGTGCTGGGCACCGAGCCGGGCGCCAGCCCCCGCAAAGGTGCTGGGGACAAGGGCTTcgcctgcagcctctgccccttCGTCACCCACTACCCCAACCACTTGGCACGGCACATGAAGACGCACAGTGGGGAGAAGCCCTTCGTCTGCCCGCTCTGCCCCTATGCCTCTGCCCACCTCGACAACCTGAAGCGGCACCAGCGAGTGCACACGGGCGAGAAGCCCTACAAGTGCCAGCTCTGCGACTATGCCTGCGGCAACCTGGCCAACCTCAAGCGTCACGGGCGCATCCACTCGGGTGACAAGCCCTTCCAGTGCAGCCTCTGCAGCTACAGCTGCAACCAGAGCATGAACCTGAAGCGGCACATGCTGCGGCACACGGGCGAGAAGCCCTTCCAGTGCCAGAACTGCTCCTACACCACTGGCCACTGGGACAACTACAAGCGTCACCAGAAGATCCATGGCCACACGGCCGAGAGCTGGGTGAACCCGCGCAATGCCAAAGCCCTCTTGGCCCCTCCAGCtgtgggcacagccctgccctga
- the ZNF513 gene encoding zinc finger protein 513 isoform X3, whose product MPRRKQSHPQPVKDTLVGKIAIPAYTLSDDDCSSGYQQLSVESDPEEGGEPGPAALPCPQCGLQLAASLGQSCLQCSGAEGGRGQRIVYSCQLCPFASHYSSHLKRHMKTHNGEKPFACPQCAYASAQLVNLTRHLRTHTGEKPYRCTCCSFACSSLGNLKRHERVHSQDKPFQCAACDYRCNQSRNLKRHMLSHRLPDSEGPHRRDKDPEPLLPELGLHVGSGTGPFLPGCARLRGEEAAALPELLFPFTCRMCGLVLDDGFAQDEGLAEQVCGRCSLAVLGTEPGASPRKGAGDKGFACSLCPFVTHYPNHLARHMKTHSGEKPFVCPLCPYASAHLDNLKRHQRVHTGEKPYKCQLCDYACGNLANLKRHGRIHSGDKPFQCSLCSYSCNQSMNLKRHMLRHTGEKPFQCQNCSYTTGHWDNYKRHQKIHGHTAESWVNPRNAKALLAPPAVGTALP is encoded by the exons ATGCCCCGGCGGAAGCAGAGCCACCCGCAGCCGGTGAAGG ACACCCTGGTGGGGAAGATCGCCATCCCAGCGTACACCCTGAGCGACGACGACTGCTCCTCGGGCTACCAGCAGCTGAGCGTGGAGAGTGACCCTGAGGAAGGGGGGGAGCCTGGCCCCGCCGCCCTGCCGTGCCCCCAGTGcgggctgcagctggcagccagcctgggccagagctgcctgcagtgctcaggCGCCGAGGGCGGCCGTGGCCAGCGCATCGTCTactcctgccagctctgccccttcGCCTCCCACTACTCCAGCCACCTCAAGCGCCACATGAAGACACACAACGGGGAGAAGCCCTTTGCCTGCCCGCAGTGTGCCTACGCCTCGGCCCAGCTGGTGAACCTGACCCGCCACCTGCGCACGCACACCGGGGAGAAGCCGTACCGCTGCACGTGCTGCAGCTTcgcctgcagcagcctgggcaaCCTCAAACGCCACGAGCGGGTCCACAGCCAGGACAAGCCCTTCCAGTGCGCTGCCTGTGACTATCGCTGCAACCAAAGCCGCAACCTGAAGCGGCACATGCTCAGCCACCGCCTGCCAGACAGCGAGGGGCCGCACCGGCGGGACAAGGACCCAG AGCCGCTGCTGCCGGAGCTGGGCCTGCACGTGGGCAGTGGTACTGGCCCCTTTCTGCCTGGCTGCGCTCGGCTGCGTGGCGAGGAAGCAGCCGCGCTGCCtgagctgctcttccccttcaCCTGCCGCATGTGCGGGCTGGTGCTGGACGACGGCTTCGCACAGGATGAGGGCCTGGCTGAGCAGGTCTGCGGGCGCTGCAGCCTGGCGGTGCTGGGCACCGAGCCGGGCGCCAGCCCCCGCAAAGGTGCTGGGGACAAGGGCTTcgcctgcagcctctgccccttCGTCACCCACTACCCCAACCACTTGGCACGGCACATGAAGACGCACAGTGGGGAGAAGCCCTTCGTCTGCCCGCTCTGCCCCTATGCCTCTGCCCACCTCGACAACCTGAAGCGGCACCAGCGAGTGCACACGGGCGAGAAGCCCTACAAGTGCCAGCTCTGCGACTATGCCTGCGGCAACCTGGCCAACCTCAAGCGTCACGGGCGCATCCACTCGGGTGACAAGCCCTTCCAGTGCAGCCTCTGCAGCTACAGCTGCAACCAGAGCATGAACCTGAAGCGGCACATGCTGCGGCACACGGGCGAGAAGCCCTTCCAGTGCCAGAACTGCTCCTACACCACTGGCCACTGGGACAACTACAAGCGTCACCAGAAGATCCATGGCCACACGGCCGAGAGCTGGGTGAACCCGCGCAATGCCAAAGCCCTCTTGGCCCCTCCAGCtgtgggcacagccctgccctga
- the ZNF513 gene encoding zinc finger protein 513 isoform X1: MPRRKQSHPQPVKADAKDGPEETAGAALVLPGDPLLGRGLPFQKGPPDTLVGKIAIPAYTLSDDDCSSGYQQLSVESDPEEGGEPGPAALPCPQCGLQLAASLGQSCLQCSGAEGGRGQRIVYSCQLCPFASHYSSHLKRHMKTHNGEKPFACPQCAYASAQLVNLTRHLRTHTGEKPYRCTCCSFACSSLGNLKRHERVHSQDKPFQCAACDYRCNQSRNLKRHMLSHRLPDSEGPHRRDKDPEPLLPELGLHVGSGTGPFLPGCARLRGEEAAALPELLFPFTCRMCGLVLDDGFAQDEGLAEQVCGRCSLAVLGTEPGASPRKGAGDKGFACSLCPFVTHYPNHLARHMKTHSGEKPFVCPLCPYASAHLDNLKRHQRVHTGEKPYKCQLCDYACGNLANLKRHGRIHSGDKPFQCSLCSYSCNQSMNLKRHMLRHTGEKPFQCQNCSYTTGHWDNYKRHQKIHGHTAESWVNPRNAKALLAPPAVGTALP; this comes from the exons ATGCCCCGGCGGAAGCAGAGCCACCCGCAGCCGGTGAAGG CGGACGCCAAGGACGGCCCCGAGGAGACGGCGGGAGCGGCGCTGGTGCTGCCCGGCGACCCGCTGCTGGGCCGCGGCCTGCCCTTCCAGAAGGGACCGCCAG ACACCCTGGTGGGGAAGATCGCCATCCCAGCGTACACCCTGAGCGACGACGACTGCTCCTCGGGCTACCAGCAGCTGAGCGTGGAGAGTGACCCTGAGGAAGGGGGGGAGCCTGGCCCCGCCGCCCTGCCGTGCCCCCAGTGcgggctgcagctggcagccagcctgggccagagctgcctgcagtgctcaggCGCCGAGGGCGGCCGTGGCCAGCGCATCGTCTactcctgccagctctgccccttcGCCTCCCACTACTCCAGCCACCTCAAGCGCCACATGAAGACACACAACGGGGAGAAGCCCTTTGCCTGCCCGCAGTGTGCCTACGCCTCGGCCCAGCTGGTGAACCTGACCCGCCACCTGCGCACGCACACCGGGGAGAAGCCGTACCGCTGCACGTGCTGCAGCTTcgcctgcagcagcctgggcaaCCTCAAACGCCACGAGCGGGTCCACAGCCAGGACAAGCCCTTCCAGTGCGCTGCCTGTGACTATCGCTGCAACCAAAGCCGCAACCTGAAGCGGCACATGCTCAGCCACCGCCTGCCAGACAGCGAGGGGCCGCACCGGCGGGACAAGGACCCAG AGCCGCTGCTGCCGGAGCTGGGCCTGCACGTGGGCAGTGGTACTGGCCCCTTTCTGCCTGGCTGCGCTCGGCTGCGTGGCGAGGAAGCAGCCGCGCTGCCtgagctgctcttccccttcaCCTGCCGCATGTGCGGGCTGGTGCTGGACGACGGCTTCGCACAGGATGAGGGCCTGGCTGAGCAGGTCTGCGGGCGCTGCAGCCTGGCGGTGCTGGGCACCGAGCCGGGCGCCAGCCCCCGCAAAGGTGCTGGGGACAAGGGCTTcgcctgcagcctctgccccttCGTCACCCACTACCCCAACCACTTGGCACGGCACATGAAGACGCACAGTGGGGAGAAGCCCTTCGTCTGCCCGCTCTGCCCCTATGCCTCTGCCCACCTCGACAACCTGAAGCGGCACCAGCGAGTGCACACGGGCGAGAAGCCCTACAAGTGCCAGCTCTGCGACTATGCCTGCGGCAACCTGGCCAACCTCAAGCGTCACGGGCGCATCCACTCGGGTGACAAGCCCTTCCAGTGCAGCCTCTGCAGCTACAGCTGCAACCAGAGCATGAACCTGAAGCGGCACATGCTGCGGCACACGGGCGAGAAGCCCTTCCAGTGCCAGAACTGCTCCTACACCACTGGCCACTGGGACAACTACAAGCGTCACCAGAAGATCCATGGCCACACGGCCGAGAGCTGGGTGAACCCGCGCAATGCCAAAGCCCTCTTGGCCCCTCCAGCtgtgggcacagccctgccctga
- the EIF2B4 gene encoding translation initiation factor eIF-2B subunit delta, with amino-acid sequence MAERELRGGAGPEAAAPVPAGAQVPELSREEKLQQRKEKKQQKKKKRSEKGSVAEPSELGTTSDPGQPRVAAHPTSPPAVADGPNDSEKPAGGKSKAELRAERRAKQEAERAQKQAKKAELGQVATTAKPRLAPTEPQSVVKRLPEHVQVDDPAAQRRLAKKLERQQVPLRQDYGTKVNLFSHLHQYSRKKPLTQQMSIPSTVIHPAVVRLGLQYSQGIINGSNARCIALLEVFKQLIRDYSTPPNEELSRDLVAKLKPHISFLNQCRPLSASMGNAIKFLKKEISCLPDTLREEEAKQKLQDTIDKYLREKILLAAEAISKSAFEKINDNDVILVYGCSSLVSRTLCDAHSEHGRAFRVIVVDSRPRLEGRETLRRLVRHGIRCTYVMINAISYVLPEVSKVLLGAHALLANGSVMSRVGTSQIALVSKAYNVPVLVCCETYKFCERVQTDSFVSNELDDPDDLIVLRKGQAQLGGWAENKSLRLLNLVYDVTPPDLVDLVITDLGMIPCTSVPVVLRVKNVDQQ; translated from the exons ATGGCGGAGCGGGAGCTGCGGGGCG GTGCGGGCCCCGAAGCCGCCGCGCCGGTGCCGGCGGGAGCGCAG GTCCCGGAGCTTTCCCgggaggagaagctgcagcagaggaaggagaagaagcagcagaagaagaagaagaggagcgAGAAGGGGTCGGTGGCCGAGCCCTCGGAGCTGGGGACAACCTCCGACCCTGGGCAGCCACGGG TTGCTGCTCACCCCACATCCCCCCCAGCCGTGGCTGATGGCCCCAATGACAGCGAGAAGCCCGCAGGGGGCAAGAGCAAAGCTGAGCTACGAGCAGAGCGTCGGGCCAAGCAGGAGGCTGAGCGGGCCCAGAAGCAGGCcaagaaagcagagctgggccAGGTGGCCACCACAGCCAAGCCCAGGCTGGCCCCCACTGAGCCCCAGTCAG TGGTGAAGCGGCTGCCGGAGCACGTGCAGGTGGATGAccctgctgcccagaggagaCTGGCCAAGaagctggagaggcagcag GTACCTCTGAGGCAGGACTATGGCACCAAGGTCAACCTGTTCTCCCACTTGCACCAGTACAGCCGCAAGAAGCCGCTGACACAGCAGATGAG catcccctcCACCGTCATTCACCCGGCTGTGGTGCGCCTCGGCCTCCAGTACTCCCAGGGCATCATCAATGGCTCCAACGCCCGCTGCATCGCCCTGTTGGAAGTCTTCAAACAG CTGATCCGGGATTATTCAACTCCCCCAAACGAGGAGCTGTCACGGGACTTGGTGGCCAAATTGAAGCCACACATCAG cttcctgaaCCAGTGCCGGCCCCTCTCAGCCAGCATGGGCAATGCCATTAAGTTTCTCAAGAAGGAGATTTCGTGCCTGCCCGACACCCTGCGAGAGGAGGAG gcaaagcagaagctgcaggacaCCATTGACAAATACCTGCGGGAGAAGATTCTTTTGGCAGCTGAAGCCATTTCGAAGTCTGCCTTTGAGAAGATAAATGACAATGATGTGATCTTGGTGTATGGATG ctcttccctggtGAGCCGCACGCTCTGCGACGCCCACTCGGAGCACGGCCGAGCCTTCCGTGTGATCGTGGTGGACAGCCGGCCGCGGCTGGAGGGCCGGGAGACGCTGCGCCGGCTGGTGCGCCACGGCATCCGCTGCACCTATGTCATGATCAACGCCATCTCCTACGTGCTGCCGGAG GTGTCCAAAGTGCTGCTGGGAGCCCACGCGCTCCTGGCCAACGGCTCCGTCATGTCCCGGGTGGGGACGTCCCAGATAGCGCTGGTCTCCAAGGCCTACAATGTGCCCGTCCTGGTGTGCTGCGAGACCTACAAGTTCTGCGAGCGAGTGCAGACAGACTCTTTTGTCTCCAACGAGCTGG ATGATCCTGATGACCTGATCGTACTCCGGAAGGGCCAGGCCCAGCTGGGTGGCTGGGCAGAGAACAAGTCCTTGCGCCTCCTCAACCTGGTCTATGATGTGACGCCGCCTGACCTGGTGGATCTGGTCATCACGGACTTGGGCATGATCCCCTGCACCTCAGTGCCTGTTGTCCTGCGTGTCAAGAACGTGGATCAGCAGTAG
- the SNX17 gene encoding sorting nexin-17 translates to MHFSIPETETRAGDGGAAYVAYNIHVNGVLHCRVRYSQLLGLHEQLRKEYGANVVPAFPPKKIFTLTPAEVEQRREQLEKYMQAVRQDPTLGGSETFNSFLRKAQQETQQIPTEEVVLEVMLSNGQKVKVTILTSDQTEDVLEAVASKLDLPDDLVGYFSLFLVRETKDGAFSFVRKLQEFELPYVSVTSLHNPEFRIILRKSYWDSSYDDDVMEHHVGLNLLYAQTVSDIEHGWILVNKEQHRQLKSLQEKVSKKEFIRLAQTLKYYGYLKFDPCVTDFPEKGCHVVVSAGNNELNFQVRLPSEQIKEGSFKVTRMRCWRVTSSVAMSNGSSGSSPGKSEVKLELAFEYLMSKDRLQWVTITSPQAIMLSICLQSMVDELMVKKSGGSIRKMFRRRANGALRRSDSQQAVKSPPLLDSPDASREPMAKLSSKLTSVSLRGISHSSSSNDVGANNFHGNYAFEGIGDEDL, encoded by the exons atGCACTTCTCCATCCCCGAGACCGAGACGCGCGCCGGCGACGGCGGCGCCGCCTACGTg GCCTACAACATCCATGTGAACGGGGTGTTGCACTGCCGAGTGCGCTACagccagctcctggggctgcacGAGCAG TTAAGGAAAGAGTATGGCGCTAATGTGGTCCCAGCCTTTCCCCCAAAGAAGATCTTCACCCTCACCCCGGCAGAGGTGGAGCAGCGGCGGGAACAGCTGGAGAAGTACATGCAGGCTG TGCGGCAGGACCCGACGCTGGGAGGCAGTGAGACCTTCAACAGCTTCTTGCGCAAGGCCCAGCAG gAGACACAGCAGATACCCACAGAAGAGGTCGTGCTGGAAGTGATGCTCTCTAATGGCCAGAAGGTCAAGGTCACCATCCTTACCTCGGACCAGACAGAAGATGTCCTTGAG GCTGTGGCTTCCAAGCTGGATCTGCCAGATGACCTGGTTGGCTACTTCAGCCTCTTCTTGGTGAGAGAGACCAAGGATGGAGCTTTCTCCT TCGTGCGGAAGCTGCAGGAGTTCGAGCTGCCGTACGTGTCGGTCACCAGCCTGCACAACCCCGAGTTCAGGATCATCCTGCGCAAGAG CTACTGGGACTCCTCCTATGACGATGATGTGATGGAGCATCATGTGGGGCTGAACCTGCTCTATGCACAG ACGGTGTCGGACATTGAGCATGGATGGATCCTTGTCAACAAGGAGCAGCACCGGCAGCTAAAGTCCCTGCAGGAAAAAGTCTCCAAGAAGGAG TTCATCCGCCTGGCACAGACCCTGAAGTACTACGGCTATCTCAAGTTCGACCCTTGTGTCACCGACTTCCCCGAGAAGGGCTGCCACGTCGTTGTCAGCGCTGGCAACAACGAGCTCAACTTCCAGGTGCGGCTGCCGAGTGAGCAGATCAAGGAGGGCAGCTTCAAGGTCACACGCATGCGGTGCTGGCGGGTCACGTCCTCG GTGGCAATGAGCAATGGCTCCTCGGGGAGCAGCCCGGGGAAGTCCGAGGTGAAGCTGGAGTTGGCTTTCGAGTATCTAATGAGCAAGGACCGGCTGCAGTGGGTCACCATCACCAGCCCACAG GCCATCATGCTGAGCATCTGCCTCCAGTCCATGGTGGACGAGCTGATGGTGAAAAAGTCTGGAGGCAGCATCCGCAAG ATGTTTCGCCGGCGGGCAAACGGGGCTCTGCGACGCTCGGACAGCCAGCAAGCTGTGAAGTCACCCCCACTGCTG GACTCGCCTGACGCTTCCCGGGAGCCAATGGCGAAACTCTCG AGCAAGCTCACCTCTGTCAGCCTGCGTGGGATCAGCCACTCCAGCTCTTCCAATGACGTGGGGGCTAACAACTTCCACGGCAATTATGCCTTTGAGGGCATCGGTGACGAAGATCTGTAg